From a single Leopardus geoffroyi isolate Oge1 chromosome E1, O.geoffroyi_Oge1_pat1.0, whole genome shotgun sequence genomic region:
- the LOC123603424 gene encoding phosphatidylcholine transfer protein isoform X3, translating to MDLDYRKQWDQYVKELYEKECNGETVVYWEVKYPFPMSNRDYVYIRQRQELDVEGRKIHVVLAQSTSVPQFAERPGVIRVNRYKQSLAIESDGKKGSKVFMYYFDNPGGQIPSWLINWVAKNGVPNFLKDMAKACQNYLKKT from the exons ATGGACTTAGACTACAGAAAACAGTGGGACCAATATGTTAAAG AACTCTATGAAAAGGAATGCAATGGAGAAACCGTGGTCTACTGGGAAGTGAAGTACCCTTTTCCCATGTCCAACCGAGAT TACGTCTACATCCGGCAGCGGCAAGAGCTGGACGTGGAAGGGCGGAAGATCCACGTGGTCCTGGCCCAGAGCACTTCCGTGCCGCAGTTTGCCGAGAGGCCTGGTGTGATCCGGGTAAATCGGTACAAGCAGAGCCTCGCAATCGAGAGTGATGGCAAGAAGGGAAGCAAAG ttTTCATGTATTACTTCGATAACCCGGGTGGCCAAATTCCGTCCTGGCTCATTAACTGGGTCGCCAAG AATGGCGTTCCTAACTTCTTGAAGGACATGGCAAAAGCCTGTCAGAATTACCTCAAGAAAACCTAA